A stretch of DNA from Cottoperca gobio chromosome 18, fCotGob3.1, whole genome shotgun sequence:
TAACGTTAAGATGCTTTTGGGAAGCCTGAGGCCTGAGTTCCCAAAACTATGGACGGTGGCCAAGACATATTCCACTGCACGAGGGACAAAATGCAAGCTCGGGGCTATTCTTAAGGGACGCAGTCAGTTAAATCTCAAGGTTAGAGTTCAGAGTTCAAGTCAGGACTAAAGTCTCCCCAAAGGCAGATCAATTTAATTCTGTTCTGCAATAGATTTGcttataaaagaaaacacaatccTGAAATGCATCAAAGCACAATACAAACATCAGGATTTATTCTCTTTGTCAATTGTAAAATCTACTTTTTATTGCAGTCTTTGCACCTGcagataaatataaaaaacaccaACAAGATATCGTTACTGAACAATGCTAAATATTCAGAGGCCAAGAGTATTAACTGGAGTTTAGAATtgtaaaaaacacttttaatagtgtgtgtgtgatgctgttgtgtgtgtgtgtgaggctgtgtgtgtgtgtgtgtgaggctgtgctgtgtgtgtgtgtgtgtgtgtgtgaggctgtggtgtgtgtgtgaggctgtgtgtgtgtgtgaggctgtgtgtgtgtgtgtgtgtgaggctgtgtgtgtgtgtgaggctgtgtgtgtgtgtgtgtgtgtgaggctgtgtgtgtgaggctgtgtgtgtgtgtgtgtgtgtgtgtgtgaggctgtgtgtgtgtgtgaggctgtgttgtgtgtgtgtgtgaggctgtgttgtgtgtgtggtgtgaggctgtgttgtgtgtgtgtgcgtgcgtgtgtgtgaggctgtgtgtgtgtgtgtgtgtgtgtgtgaggctggtgtgtgtgtgaggctgtgtgtgtgtgtgaggctgtgtgtgtgtgaggctgtgtgtgtgagagtgaggctgtgtatgagtgtgtgtgtgtgaggctgtgtgtgagtgttgtgtgaggctgtgtgtgtgtgtgtgtgtgtgaggctgtgtgtgtgtgtgaggctgtgtgtgtgtgtgaggctgtggtgtgtgtgtgaggctgtgtgtgagagtgaggctgtgtgtgagtgtgtgtgaggctgtgtgtgagtgtgtgtgaggctgtgtgtggctgGAAGGAGATCAATAGGGAGCTGAAAATAACTGCAATAACAACTATATTGTATGTCATTTCCGGTAAATATAGAAAAGCACCACAGACAGGTACGCGGTTTGTTTAGATGCCGTAAATAAAAGTGCACATTTCCCTCAGTGTGGACAGAGTGTCCGATGTTATGCGACGCGATAGTCCGGCGCTCACGTGTGTCCGACATCATGTGTGTAAAAATACGAGACCGGTTTGTGACCGGCGCATCTCGAGCTTGTACAGTTGAATGTGGTTCTCTTTCCACATTCAGTACATAATACACTTCTTCTACTTAGCCCACACGGTCTTTTGAAGTCCTACAATTAAAAGGATTGAGCTTATAATGGATTGTACAAACACAGCTGAGGCCATCACAGGTTTGTTTCCTGCACTCAGTTCGACAGTGTCAAGACCAGGGTTAGTGAAGTTCAGCAAATGATTTGCAATGCAAGCCCATAACGCTGACTCAGATGGGAGTTTATAGGGACATATGGATGAGCTACCAGCACTCGGGAACCATCGTCCACCCAAAGGTCTGACTTCGATCTGAATCTTCAGCTGAACTGAAAGATCTGGGCTTGAGAGCGTGAATAAGTAAAGCTTTCTTCGTCATTAATATCTCAACATTGATCCTGTCAAGCGAGGCAGACGACTCTCTAAAAAGAGCTGCTCTGTAGTCCAcggtaaacaaacaaaccgacGTTGCACTGGGCGACCCCCCAGGTGTGACAGCATGTGTAAATGTTACACAAGGTGGTGTTGGAAAAAGAGCAGACGCGCTGAGCAAACCTTCCCTGGAAAATGGGAAGTAAAGAGCTCCCAGCACCTGCTTAGTCACATCAGATCTGTCAAAAAGAACAAGTAGGTAGTGTTGAGTCGGTAGGGAAAGATACCGGGTTCCTGTTAGCTGTGGAAAAACGTTCAAATGCAAACCAAGAGTCTGAAAACACGGATGACTAAGAGTACATCTTAGCTTTAGATTTGATCTCATTAACATTTTCAAGGGAGTGTTACATAATAATTGTGCTGCCAGTCTTCTGCTTCCTCCCAAAGGTTAATTAATATATaactcttcctgcttcctcttgCTATTTGTCCTCCCTCGCCAGTTCTGTGTGCGCACTACTCAAAGGGAGTAACTCTAACCCTAAAATAGACGTCCCAGCCTGAGGTGACGCAAGTGGCTGAGGTAAAGCATCAGAGGTAGCCGTGGGAAGCAGGAAGACTTCGGTTAAATCTTCCTCCCTGCTGGCATCTTAGTGCAAGACACTGTATTCCCAGCAGCTCTCAGTTTGCTGTTCTGCAgccgacctctgacctctctgcaGGAACGAAGACAAACGACAAGAAAAGACCATTTCTGAGAATCCTCACGCTGCCTTTAAACTCCCCGAGATATGAAGTGTTCGAGTCGTAAGCAGAGATTGCTGCGTGctgcctttttttaatttcaatgtCGGCGATGAATCATATTAGTCTTCGTTATTAGCTGTTGGATAATGAGCACAAGCTATTACCATCTGTCAGACGGTGTGAATGTGTTGCAGTGGGTCGCTGCTCTGCAAATCATCGTTTCAATACAAGATGATGGGTTTTGAGGACGCTGATGACCTCCACTGGAGTAATTTGGGGAGAAGCGTTTTTAGGTTGTTGTGGGAGAGGAGACTGTCCGTCATTCGGTAGCAGCTCGACGCACTTACAGAAACTTGTAACTTAAATAATTCAATTATCCGAATGGTAAGCTTTACGTAACTTTAATATTATGGcaatttaataaacaaaagcaATGAGTTGATGTTTTAAGGTTCATCTGTTTTGTGTACGTTTCATAAACCCCTCTCAAACCTTCATTTGAGCGACATTAACATTagtcttttgtctttattttcccAGCGTCTCATCCAGTACCTGGCCTCCAGAAACACTCTGTTTAACCTCAACAACTTCCTGGATAAGGGAGCTCTGCAAGGTAAAGCTCAAAAACACTCACTCGCAACACTCAAAAGGCATTTTGTTTTAGAAACAAAAGGGCAGGATTTACCTGAAAGGACATTACTTGTTGTTGAcattacatgtctctctcttcccaGGTTACGACATGTCAACCTTCATCAGACGATACAGCCGTTACCTGAACGAGAAGGCCATGTCCTACAGACTGGTGGCTGTGGATTTCACCAAGATGAAGAGGGGGTAAAGGGCAACCCCACTCATCATTTCACACTCGTGTTGTCGCACACCAGAGACGATGTTTATCTTATAGCACTAACGTCAGAGGACAAATGTCTTAAAGGGACCTATTCTGCTCATTTTCAgtactgtttgtgtttgggatCTCCTCACCCAACTCTTTAATGTCAGCCATTGTAGTATTTTAATGCAAGGTGCAACAACAAGGTGCCCgctacaagtgtgtgtttgtttcctggTATGTCAGGATTGACGGTGTGATGCGTACCATGAGCACAGAGAAGCTGATCAAGACGCTGCCCATCATTCAGAACCAGCTAGACGCTTTGCTGGATTTCCAGgtactaagtgtgtgtgtgtgtgtgtgtgtgtgtgtgtgtgtgtctgtctttgtctttatgcATGCTTGCCAAAGTTGTGGTCGATTCACTTTccaatcaaaatgtaaattgaAACAGTTTTGAAGCCTCTTTTTATTGATGGAGTATACGAAAGCATAATATGGCAACagatttattgtgtgtgtgtgtgtgtgtgtgtgtgtgtgtgtgtgtgtactaaagGGAGAAGGGGAGTTGAAGGAATTGGTGGGTGCATTGTGGTTTTTGCCAGGGAGTTTCAAGGAGTGATAAAAATGGATGGTGAAGTTTCTCattggaatgtgtgtgtgtgtgtgtgtgtgtgctgcttgtgagtgttgtgtgtctgcacatgaTAGTTTTTCCCATCTAAAATAAATTTGCAGTCGCTTTGTGTGGAGAGATGTGTTGACTTCATAGCAAAGGAGGAGAGGTGATGGTGCTTGAGTGAACAGGCAGCGTCAGATGGCACTGGAACTCCTTCATCAAACGAGATGGATACGATACACTTGTGGAACAAATCCACAAATCCAGAAAACTCCCTGGAATATCAACTGTTAAACTGTTCCACCAGCCAGGGTGTGGAGGGACCACACTGGCCATGAAGGTGTTGTGGGACTTGAAAAAAAACTTCAGGAGTGCCGTTTTAACAGGTTCAACCTCAGACATACCAAAAATAGCAGAGGAGGTGGTCTGCCTTTTCACAGCAGGCAGTGAAGGCAACCAAAACACTGTGCTGCTGTTAGTGGATGGTGAGAAGATTTTGGAAGATCTGCAAGAAAGCATTATGATGACGATTGCTGAGCAGAAGATTGTCACTCGTATGCCTGTGGTTATTTTACTCAGCCTTGTTAGAGAGGATGCAGCTTTACAGACTGGCCATGTCTTCCTACAAGAGGTGCTTTCTgacacagagaagaaaacattcaataagaaaaagaaggagCTCAACAGAAAGTACAGGGATAAATGCAAACAATTTCATGGCTTTAACATAATGCAAACAAATTTCTCTCAGGCTTACATCAAGGAGGCGTGCTCTGTTTTCAAAAGCATCAAAAAAACAAGCGTACCTCAGGAGACACAGCTTGCTGCCTTCCTATCCCTGATGAATGCCTATGTACCAGGCTCATATCTCCGGGAGTCTCAGTGCCTGAACTTCTTCAAAAAAGGATGCTTGCCACTGGAGGACAGAATGGAGCCCTTTAGCCATCTCATCATCACCTTCCAACAAGATGGCTCTGAAAGAAAAGTCTGCATGGCTCACCCATTGATAGCAAAGTGTTGCACTGAAGTGATGGCTGAGGCAGGTGTGACCCGAAGTGACATAGCAAGAAACTTCTTGACCTCTTTGTGCAAAGACGAGGTTCCTCTATATTTGGTTGGTTTCGTCAACGAAATGCTAACCAAAAGAAGACCGAAACAAAAagaaacggaaaaagaaaagaacccAATCAATCGTTCAGAGATGAAAGAGGAGCGAGAAATGTTTTCTAGACTGATTCTAGATATTCAAAGAAAGGAGGGTGAGGAACAGAGTGCATCAGTTTTAAAGGTggcaacaaatacatttgataaaaatccATTTTTTCCACAAGCACTTGCTCGCTTTTACTACATAGAACTGAAAGACTATGCTCAGCAGAAACGTGGCAAAAAAGCAAAGCGAGAGAGATCCCCAAAATTCCTCGTTGCTGATACACTGGGCCAAGTCCATAAGAACCATCTGAAGAACAAAGGCAGTCTGCTTGAACCAAGAGAATATTTTGAAACTTGCATCAGAGGCCATTAAAGCTTTCAAAGACGAAGAAAGACTTGCTGAAAATGATCTTGGGACAGACATGAAAAAAGATGGCAAGAACAAGGTCTCACCTGCTTTCACCACCAGAGGGATGTTTGGTTATCTGCAGGTTTGCAACCTTGTGTACGACCTACTTGTCAGTCAGAATGAAACTTGGAGAGGAGTTCTCACAAAGAAAGTGTCCTTGAGCTCTGTCCTGAAATCACTTGGAGACGACAGACTTTTAGGATTCAACGATCTCATAAACAGCCTCAGAGATGAGGTTGAGAGAAAATAGTGCTTTTTTTGAATAAATATCTGACTTACTCAAAGATTAGCATGGAAAAAGATGATCCCGCTTACATTTCTAAAGTCACCTCAGAGTGCTACAGGAAGTATGTTGAAGCCCCACCAGGATGCTGTTCTCCACCAGAAGCTTAAACTAAAACAGGCTGACACCACTACTGGGAGTACTCTCATGTCTTGACAGAGAATGCACAGAATCAGACATTAAAGAAATAACTGCATGTTGGGAACAAACATTTCTACACAAAGGTTCGGACACAGCTCTGGTCAACTACATCTTCTCTCATATCATGTTAAGAAATAAGGGAGCAATCTCTCCTCTTGATAGCAAGCATTTAACTGCATTTAAACAGAAAATGCCCCCAGTCTCCACAGAGTCACCTGAGCCCTACATGTTAGCCCTCCTCTTGCACTGGCCTACAGAGAGTGAGGACAACTGTGTCTTTAACCTCAGTCAATTAATAAAGCGTATGAAAAACATGTATGAAAAGCACATAAGAAACACCTTCGATCAAGGTACCTCCGGCCTCTGTTTTTCATTGGAAAAGGTCAAGATCTGGACAGAATTGTTCACAGAAAGGTCCTTGAGGGACTGATTCTTCAGGGAAATGAGGAAGCGATGCAAGATTGGAGCAGAGAGATGATTTTCAAAGATCCCAGGGTCCAAGAACACCTTCTTAAAGTTCAATGGGGAAACACGAAACTACAGAGTCTATGCAACTATTGGAGGCACCAGCATTGAGGTGGATGCAAACCTCCGAAACAGCCTCTGGAGAAAATGCCAAGTTTCCTTCTACCTTGGATTTACCATCAAAGGTCCTGTAGCCTTTGCCATCCACACTAAAACTGCAGAAAAGGGTAAGAAGGATAACGCACTGTAATATTAGCAGAATTAAAGGGTTAGTTAAACATAGCTTCATAATGTGTTGTGGCGTAAGAGCGAAACttgtttaaatattacattcacAATGCTTTTgaatctttttactttttctaatgAAATCCTGTTCTGTGTGGGAGTAGGAATCTCAAGGATGGATACCTCAGAGTTTGGAGCTTGTTCCGGTGAAATGgtaagtttttttgtttttgctctttgcTGTATTTTATATCAATTTTGAAAAATAGCTGATCCCACAACCACGgctgctcacaaacacaaatgttaccTTCTGACACAGGACTCCAAAGATTTGACAAAACTTCAACCTGCAGTCAACAGAGTGGATGAGGTTCAAACCTATAGGTAATGATTTTgtcttaaataatatatttcaatgCACAGAGATTACATTAACTGAAAAGCAATGTAATAAGTACTCAAAAAtcaagaaatacatatttttcctcacctgtagtgtttttttgtttttatcaatctagattgattAAATGTgagttggagatatcggccgtagagatgtcggccttctctcaaatataatggaactagatggcactcggcttgtggtgctcaaagcgccaaaagaatacatttgaaaattcaacagcaatgtctctttctagaaatcatgacccggttactcaagataatccacacacctcgttgtgagcagtttcatgtaggaactatttgtACCGTATCAGAAGGCAGATATTTCTACAGCCGATATCTCAGACCCTCGGCCACtcacaacaaaacaatctgGATTGACAAATAGCATTAATAGTGTTTTTTGATTTTGGAGTGAACTGCCCCTTTAAGTGTCATCTGCTGTTGTTCACTAGTAATGCTGCAGTTtgtgacaaatacaaacaagaCTGTTCAATCTCTAATCCATTATGTTCCTTAATACAGTCGTTTGTTTTCCCCTAAAAATTAGCCTACAGTCTCAAGCAGGCAACTATGAGTGCAGTGTGTCTGCCCTGCGCTGGGTTTGTAAGGAAGAAGTCAGCTTCAAATACAAGTTTAGCTCATGGGATGAACACATGAAGAGGCCTATCTGTACGGATTACATGCCAGCAGGACCCCTAATGGACATCACCGTCACAGCTgggaagatggaggaggtgCATCTGCCGCACTGGATCTGTGTAGGTGAGTAGTCATGTAATGGGAAAggacatctttttgttttattataagtaGAGGTTACTGCTGAGAAATATGTAAGCATACATATATTCCAGGTACGCATATATTTTGTAATGATTCGTTTGTACTTTGTAGATCAAAACTCTACAGTTTTAGACAAGTTTGCGGTTCTACATGCGGATACCTTTGATGTTCTGGAGAAGGTACCTGAAGTGAAGTCGTCCCACATCAAGTTTCTCCAGCCCACTTTCCCTAGCAGGGGGGTCATGATCCGGAAGGAACTGGGCCTCCCGTTCTACTATGACGTGTTGATatacaagacaaacaaagagttCCTCACATTGGATGTTTACCTGGTGCCACGGGATTCTGCTCTGCAACAGGTTTGTACTTCATTTGTTGCATTAATAATTCAAACTATTACAAGATGTGACACATGAGCACCTGGGAAGGCAGTATAGTTACAATATTGTACTCTGAAAAGAACACCACAGAACTAAAACCATTGTGACTTTACTACAAAAACTTTGAGTATGAGGATAatttattcttctttctttttctttttcacaggaTGTGGAACAAAAGCAAAAGTCTTGTGGATCAATATTAATCCTAAAACCAGGCCCAGACAAGTCCGTGCAATTGGGAGATCATTTCTCCCTCACAACAGACAAGACGGATGCAAACATTCAACCCAGCGTAAGTTTCACCATTTTTAATATCAGTACTCGCAGTACATTATCTTACTATATAATCACATTTTTTTAGttcactgtttaaaaaaagtcttaaaccttgtttattttatttttttgcacagaCACGAGAGCTCAGATGTGATGGTAGAAATTACTTTGAGGTGTTCATCAGAGATGCAGACAGCGACTTCACCCTCAGGCTTCAAAGTGAGCAGAACACTGTCTGGACCTGTACCATTCATAAAGGTTAGtggtttttaaaacattttaaacgtATTGATTTGCAGCCCCTTTAATCTGTTTAGCTAAATATGCACAACCTAATGCCATGTGTGGCCATGCTAAATATCCATGAACTAATCAGCATTGTGACCTGTATTTTATTTCAGGAGATTACCAAAGTCAAACTACTGATAACTAAGGTAAGAAAAGAAAGTTTAGGATTGAGGAGTAAGAAGATGACTTTACAAAGTGCCAccttgtttccttgttttatAATTTTAACTTATGATTGTTCTTCACTATTCaatgtttgctttgcttttatctTCCTGCCTCAGGTCAGCATTGTGTGGATCGCCATCGGACAGCTCTGTGATTCTGTGAGAGCcttaaaaaccaaacaaaaccaGATGAGGGAGATTCACACGCGTGTGACTGCAGCCGGCACAAAGAGCCAAAGAGAAGCCAAAGATGATCTCTATGAAATCCTTAAAAGGATGAAGAGTATGAAGCGTCTTGTTTCTGAGCTGGAGAGATCAGGGTAAAGTCAGTGAACGTAAAAAGAAGTCTTGTTGCTTTGGAAGTGGACGCTGGACATAATGTTACTGAttaaatgttgctgtttattTGATGTACTGGACAAGCAACGAAGCACTCAgtagaaaataatctttttttatatcgttttcatgtttaatttctttcgtaaatattcagtgttttacatttgGCCAAATGGGTAAATCAAACCCAATGTTATTGTGAAGGACACTTTTAAAGACAcagtttatgtttaaatgttgtttaatatGTGACAGTTCTAAAGCTTTGATGAGTAGATGTGAGGAAGAACACATGACTTATTGCTTGATTAAaaactttgaaaatgttaatgaaGATTAATGAAGAGATTGAAGGTTtgtttgattatatatattattttagttatatttttgggctttttatgccttttaaTGCCGGAGAGAGAATTGTAGAtcgtgaaagggggagagagagaagtgtagattgtgaaagggggagagagagaaggggaacgacatacagcaaatggacACGGGTCGGACTTGAACCACGGGCCACTGTGGCacggactcagcctttgtatatgggtcgcctgtgctaccTGGACGCCccgtttttattatatttttatcagAAAACCCACAGGGTTccttcagctaaatgctaaaaccAGAACAATCTAAGAATGTTGAGTTTgaatctgttttattatttaaatattaattattttgtctttttttccttaCATTCCCTGGCTCACATTTTATCTCTATATTGTCGAGACTAaagattattaataataataatgtgtctgTATATTGTGACATCTTCTCAGATGTGTATAGTCctatgtttatttgtgttattatttaatctatcaatgttttatttctgcaaTAACAAACTAATTCCAAtttaagacaaatgtgttttattgtattaattaaATCACACGCATTAACActcaataattattaataaatgatgatttGTACTGTCATTTTGTGAGAGATGCCTTTTTCCAGAAGAATACATAGagctattattatttttatttcagaacTGCTTTTATTGGGTATTTAAACTCATTGTGTCTCTGACCAGTTGAGATTAATCCACAATAACGAAAGTTCAAATGTATCTATTAGTGATTCCAGTGTTCAAACACAATGAACCGTCCATAGAGATAAAGGCACACAATATACTTCACCTGTTTAGTGGACTGGAGGAGGTGCATTATAACAGGCCTGGTTCAGGGCAAAGTCCCACACAGTCCCACAACCTGCTGTTGGTGAAGATAAAACCTACACGTAATAACAATTACAACCACTAGTCTTTGTAACATTCCTGCAAAAATAATCCAATTGAAAGAATATTTGCAAATGTGAtcaataatttttttaatagtttcatTCAGAAccagtgaaataaatgtattgcgTTAACATCTGAGGGATATTTCTCCCTGAGCCAACTTTGAGGCAGCTTTACTTTGAGGCTCTCAACAATAATGTtctgtaacatttaaatacattttactgacTAATTAGATATTACATGTGTGTTCACTCTGacttactatttaaaaatggtTGCTGATTGCATCACACTTTTTCGGAAAAGCTGCAGCAAATTAATTTATGTTGCAATAATCGTAGCAAAGTCAGTATTTCCATTTGTATTCCCTTTCCCTCCTTAGCCACCAATCTGATGCAGGTCTCTTTGAATGCAGTGAGTCTGCCCTGCGCTGGGTTTGTAAGGAAAAGGTCATCTTCAAATACCAGTTCTGCTCATGGGACGAACACATGAGGAGGCCTTCATGCGTAGATTACATGCCAGCAGGACCTCTGTTGGACAGATCgggagctttgccttctggctcagctctcttttctttttgtgaacGGTGTGATAAAGcaaatgcaataccgcccctgCGGTTCCGAtactccggccaatctctcgctccatcgtccccactcgcgaacaagaccccaaggtacttgaactccttcacttggggtaagggctcattccctacccggagtaggcagcaggccaccgaactgcgactatccagacacaactctcgctttgggcatacagggattggatggccctcagaagtgaccccctcaccccatactcccgcagcaccttccacagtatcacccgggggacctggtCATACTCCTTCTCCAgaaccacaaaacacatgtagaccgaccggatgggcgtactcccaggccccctccaggatccttgagagagtgaagagttggtccgttccacgaccaggacggaatccgcattgttcctcttcaatcagaagtTCGACTATCAAACCCTCATTTCAGCACCtcggagtagactttaccagggaggctgagaagtgtgatacccctgtagttggcacacactctctggtccccctttttgaataagggaaccaccaccccctagacactgtcccagacttccacgcaatgttgacaaggcgtgacaaccaagacagcccctcaacacccaaagccttcagcatttctagacggatctcatcaacccctgtggctttgccactgtggagttgtttgactacctcagtgacctccaacaGGGAACTttacgatggtcccccatcagcttccagctctgcctctaccatagagggtgtgttagtcggattcaggagttcctcaaagtgctcctttcaCCGCCCAAtaaccctgcaactgtttccagagtctttccggataacataacccggaaggactccttcttcagtcggacagcttccgtgaccaccggggtccaccactgTGCTCGAGGGTTatcgccccttgaggcacctaagaccttgagaccacagttcctcactgcagcttcagcaatagacgttttgaacatcgcccactcaggttcaatcagatgatacgatcacaaaagaaggccgaatactccgaactgccgtttggggcataggcacaaacgaCAGTCAGAGTTCCCCCCcaccataacccgaaggcgtagggaggcgaccctctcgtccactggggtgaactccaacgtagcagcgctcagccggggacttgtgagtatccgcACACCCgcccgacacctcacaccttgggtaacttcggagaagaatagagtccaacccctatccaggagtacagttccagagccaagactgtacgtagatgtaagccccaccagatccaactggtagcgcccTTTTCTCACTCAATCTGTGCACTCTTTTGCAGATCTCAACTCCAAAATGTCAGACATGTTTAAAGTTCTACATGTGGATACTTGTGGAGATTTTGTGGAACAAGTTTCAGAAGTCACATCGTACCACGTCAAGTTGTTCCAGCCAGATTTCTCTCCGCTAGGAGCCATGATCCGGAGGACATTCGGACTCCCTGTGAAAGTTTTCTATGACACATTGATATACAGGACACACAAAGAATTCCTCACATTGGATGTTTACCTGGTGCCACCTGATCCAGCTGTAAAACAGGTTGCTATTATATTTATTGCAGTAATTAATTCAAACAGTTACAAGATGTAACACATGTGCACCTTTAGAAACAGCATAGTTACTATATTGAGTTCTCCTTTACCTGGATAAAGTTTCAAAACTTTGTTTTCACAGGAAGTGGAACAAGAGCAAGAGCAAAACCCTCATGAATCAATAAAACTCCTAAAACCAGGCCCAGACAAGTCCTTGCAATTTGGAGATAAGTTCTCCCTGACGGATGCAGAGCAGGCAGTGGGAACAGAGGTCtgcgggagtctgcggaggtccggcagtggGAGTCTGCgcaggtccggcagcgggagtatgcggaggtccggcagcgggagtatgcggaggtccggcagcgggagttTGCGGAGGTCCAGCAATGGGAGTATGCGGAGGTCTGGCAACGGGAGTATGAAGAGGTCCGGCAGTGGGAACAGAGGTCtgcgggagtctgcggaggtccggcagcgggagtcTGCGGGGgttctgcggaggtccggcagcgggagtctgcggaggtccggcagcgggagtaTGCGGAGGTCCGGCAACGGGAGtatgcggaggtccggcagtggGAACagaggtctgcggaggtccggagACACGGGGTAGagacgagcaggacacgaggaagacaccaggtaacatcaacgacgaactgacaaggaacaatgagacagacagggatatatacacaccgAAACTAacgaagggaacgagacacagctggggagaaaggtgAGGACACAGGGcaagggtgaatggacacaggaggatcaaatcaacaatcacaaaatgagggaaaacacacagacaggaagtacaactctACATGACATGAGGGGAGTGAAccttacaaaaataaaacatgaaacagaaaGTACACCCAGATCGTGACAGTCTCATCCTATGAAGTTGTGcagcaatgtttttatgttttcctttgcaCCTTTTTAACTGTAAGTGTGAGTCACATTAGGTTCCTGGAAATTGTACACACATTAACTACACTGACTAACATTTCTGCAT
This window harbors:
- the LOC115024031 gene encoding uncharacterized protein LOC115024031 encodes the protein MSGQSITDRIAAAQHSMTGSAISKAVCKATTHEVSGPKKKHLDYLIHCTNEMNVSIPQLADTLFERTANSSWVVVFKALITTHHLMMYGNERLIQYLASRNTLFNLNNFLDKGALQGYDMSTFIRRYSRYLNEKAMSYRLVAVDFTKMKRGIDGVMRTMSTEKLIKTLPIIQNQLDALLDFQSLCVERCVDFIAKEERKLPGISTVKLFHQPGCGGTTLAMKVLWDLKKNFRSAVLTGSTSDIPKIAEEVVCLFTAGSEGNQNTVLLLVDGEKILEDLQESIMMTIAEQKIVTRMPVVILLSLVREDAALQTGHVFLQEVLSDTEKKTFNKKKKELNRKYRDKCKQFHGFNIMQTNFSQAYIKEACSVFKSIKKTSVPQETQLAAFLSLMNAYVPGSYLRESQCLNFFKKGCLPLEDRMEPFSHLIITFQQDGSERKVCMAHPLIAKCCTEVMAEAGSKNTFLKFNGETRNYRVYATIGGTSIEVDANLRNSLWRKCQVSFYLGFTIKGPVAFAIHTKTAEKGISRMDTSEFGACSGEMDSKDLTKLQPAVNRVDEVQTYSLQSQAGNYECSVSALRWVCKEEVSFKYKFSSWDEHMKRPICTDYMPAGPLMDITVTAGKMEEVHLPHWICVDQNSTVLDKFAVLHADTFDVLEKVPEVKSSHIKFLQPTFPSRGVMIRKELGLPFYYDVLIYKTNKEFLTLDVYLVPRDSALQQDVEQKQKSCGSILILKPGPDKSVQLGDHFSLTTDKTDANIQPSTRELRCDGRNYFEVFIRDADSDFTLRLQSEQNTVWTCTIHKGDYQSQTTDHNEGQHCVDRHRTAL